The proteins below come from a single Pichia kudriavzevii chromosome 2, complete sequence genomic window:
- a CDS encoding uncharacterized protein (PKUD0B07365): protein MDFHALHCYSNPGLVYQDVLLVLKVFPTASVRWEDETLLVHNGYTCTIPFSYPRDKPSFSNGLTSPLLREWPYANDTSNEGVPPLENRLLKVFLSLEIGPPQLPKRPHTFRNVKSLSQQPPILQEHEHVQRQTPSDTTPPSLPEPPARTRLKLELQNKLQNTLADSIAQSIRPALVDQSMLIEACHEPPVYSPPIDVISERKEQAVLVKNTIQSALNEEFIVGGDVKLHVLNDEINLCNLVYDKKLISLDQYLFQLRRLYKARYSLL from the coding sequence ATGGACTTCCACGCCCTACACTGTTACTCCAACCCAGGTCTTGTCTACCAGGACGTGCTTCTCGTCCTGAAGGTGTTTCCTACAGCTTCCGTCCGTTGGGAAGACGAGACATTGCTTGTACACAATGGTTACACCTGCACAATTCCTTTCTCCTATCCACGAGACAAACCATCCTTCTCTAACGGCTTAACCTCCCCACTCTTGCGGGAATGGCCATATGCCAATGACACATCTAACGAAGGCGTCCCCCCTTTGGAGAACCGTCTTTTAAAAGTCTTTCTCTCCTTGGAAATTGGACCCCCACAACTGCCCAAACGACCACACACTTTCAGAAACGTCAAGTCCTTGTCGCAGCAGCCACCAATACTGCAGGAGCATGAACATGTGCAACGACAGACACCTTCAGACACTACTCCGCCGTCTCTGCCTGAACCCCCAGCACGTACCCGCCTGAAACTCGAATTGCAGAACAAATTGCAAAACACCCTTGCAGACTCCATTGCGCAATCAATCAGACCGGCGCTTGTGGACCAGTCGATGCTGATAGAGGCTTGCCATGAGCCGCCCGTCTACAGTCCACCCATTGATGTCATCAGTGAACGCAAAGAACAGGCTGTCCTTGTTAAAAACACCATTCAGAGTGCCCTCAATGAGGAGTTCATTGTTGGCGGTGACGTTAAACTACACGTTCTAAATGACGAAATTAATCTATGTAATTTAGTATACGACAAGAAGCTCATATCTCTGGATCAGTACCTGTTCCAGTTGCGGCGTTTATATAAAGCTAGGTATTCTCTTTTATAA
- a CDS encoding uncharacterized protein (PKUD0B07370; similar to Saccharomyces cerevisiae YDR300C (PRO1) and YHR033W (YHR033W); ancestral locus Anc_5.318) — MSTIVVKLGSSSIVSESREPRIANISLLVSTLVNLRRQGHRVVLVSSGAIAMGLNETSLERKPKKLAAKQALAALGQGKLISLWDNLFKYYNQKTAQILLTRNDISEYSHFRNAENTLQELLSMDVIPIVNENDTISTQEIKFGDNDQLSAITAGMVNADYLFLLTDVDCLYTDNPKTNPDARKVLVVRDMNDLHVNTKSGAGSAVGTGGMETKILAADLATNAGITTIICHSNHPEQIEKMINHEPTNEPDYERANIEEESRLKEMEIPLHTRFIGHSKSHIKDREFWLLHGLKPKGSLIVDYGCFQAITRVNRAGLLPVGIIGVEGHFNQLECVELRLGFKGVGRSVCFGRGRCNYNSSEIEKIKGVQSSRVGELLGYWDSEYVVHRDNMAVKLDNELEEFIKENT; from the coding sequence ATGTCTACCATCGTTGTCAAATTAggttcttcttccattGTCTCTGAATCGAGAGAGCCCCGTATTGCCAACATTTCATTGCTTGTGTCCACTTTGGTCAATTTACGCCGCCAAGGACATCGAGTTGTCCTTGTATCGTCTGGGGCCATTGCCATGGGATTGAATGAGACTTCATTGGAGAGGAAACCAAAGAAGTTGGCAGCCAAACAGGCGCTTGCTGCACTAGGGCAGGGTAAGTTGATTTCCTTATGGGACAATCTATTCAAATATTACAATCAGAAAACTGCACAGATTCTATTGACTCGTAACGACATTAGTGAATATTCACATTTCCGTAATGCGGAAAATACGCTGCAGGAATTGTTATCGATGGATGTTATTCCTattgtcaatgaaaatgatacCATTTCCACgcaagaaatcaaatttgGTGATAACGACCAATTATCTGCAATTACTGCCGGTATGGTAAATGCCGActatttatttcttttgacCGATGTCGATTGCCTATACACGGACAATCCAAAGACCAATCCCGATGCAAGGAAAGTCTTGGTTGTGAGAGACATGAATGATTTACATGTCAATACTAAATCTGGTGCTGGATCAGCAGTTGGTACAGGTGGCATGGAGACCAAGATCTTGGCTGCCGATTTGGCAACCAATGCAGGGATAACCACGATTATCTGTCATTCTAACCATCCCGAACAAATCGAGAAGATGATCAACCACGAGCCAACAAATGAGCCGGACTATGAGAGGGCGAACATTGAGGAAGAATCTCGATTGAAGGAGATGGAGATTCCATTACATACCAGGTTTATTGGTCATTCTAAATCACATATTAAAGATCGTGAATTTTGGTTGTTACATGGGTTGAAGCCCAAAGGTTCGCTGATTGTCGACTATGGATGTTTTCAAGCGATTACTCGAGTGAACCGTGCAGGACTACTTCCTGTTGGAATAATTGGCGTTGAGGGGCATTTCAACCAACTAGAATGTGTCGAGCTAAGGTTGGGATTCAAGGGAGTTGGGAGAAGTGTTTGCTTTGGCAGAGGCCGCTGTAATTACAACTcttctgaaattgaaaaaatcaaaggtGTCCAAAGTTCAAGAGTGGGTGAGTTGTTAGGGTATTGGGACTCGGAGTATGTTGTCCACCGTGACAACATGGCTGTCAAGCTAGACAACGAGTTGGAGGAGTTTATAAAAGAGAATACCTAG
- a CDS encoding uncharacterized protein (PKUD0B07375; similar to Saccharomyces cerevisiae YDL008W (APC11); ancestral locus Anc_3.190): protein MKISVREVYPTYTWHWQLPTPSSDDVCGICRVSFDGTCPNCIYPGDGCPLTVGTCVHAFHEHCIAKWLDQDGSKGLCPMCRQHFQRQEEP, encoded by the coding sequence ATGAAGATATCGGTTCGAGAGGTGTATCCTACATACACGTGGCATTGGCAGCTTCCGACTCCCTCGTCAGACGACGTCTGTGGAATTTGCAGGGTTTCTTTTGATGGAACGTGTCCTAATTGCATCTACCCCGGGGATGGATGTCCTCTAACTGTCGGCACCTGTGTCCACGCTTTCCATGAGCATTGCATTGCCAAGTGGCTCGATCAGGACGGAAGTAAAGGTCTCTGTCCAATGTGCAGACAGCATTTCCAAAGGCAAGAAGAGCCATAA
- a CDS encoding uncharacterized protein (PKUD0B07380; similar to Saccharomyces cerevisiae YKL143W (LTV1); ancestral locus Anc_5.249) — protein MSRRFDKKNSVKFQLVHRSQQDSRYFDEDASASVLVPIVDKNQKRKQLRTTAAEDLENEVKLKVNEGKAAIYGVTFDDTKYDYLQHLKPIGSGDGIFISRKDDSVKNKGKNKGLAALLGGDELLPGNERKIDYNAMQDVPDEIKGFKPDLNPDLREALTALEDENYLDQEQDVDEIDVFEELLGNVKGQELTLREYDELDEDYQDNHIEDWDYDDFEDDYEDVDAHADASGNGNGDYQYEGIQAPEPNFNWERDFMKYKNTRGRHANEFDSDNEFDSENDDEDGEGEEDEGDVVGELPNLDARGLKSSKSSKKKSKRKKGATTDTSSYSMSSSALCRTEQMTIIDDQFDVLREKYDAMDEEEEEYRPFNVEEERDDFMDLVDDFLENYQLEKRGRRVVKKNPEMEKYREAALAVTKDNSRIKAKREKSLAEGIEKMKI, from the coding sequence ATGTCCAGACGTTTTGATAAGAAAAACTCAGTGAAGTTTCAGCTTGTGCATAGATCACAACAGGACTCTCGTTACTTCGATGAGGATGCCTCTGCCAGTGTTCTTGTTCCTATTGTGGATAAGAACCAAAAGAGAAAGCAGCTCAGAACCACTGCCGCGGAAGATCTAGAGAACGAGGTGAAGTTGAAGGTAAACGAAGGTAAAGCTGCCATTTATGGTGTTACCTTTGATGACACCAAGTATGATTATTTGCAACATTTGAAGCCAATTGGTTCTGGCGATGGTATTTTCATTTCACGTAAGGACGATAGTGTGAAAAACAAAGGCAAGAATAAAGGATTAGCTGCATTGTTAGGAGGTGACGAATTATTACCTGGAAATGAGAGGAAAATTGATTATAATGCAATGCAGGATGTTCctgatgaaattaaaggTTTCAAACCCGACTTGAATCCCGATCTAAGAGAGGCATTGACTGCGTTGGAAGATGAAAACTATTTGGACCAAGAGcaagatgttgatgaaatcgatGTTTTTGAAGAGCTCTTGGGGAATGTTAAGGGGCAAGAATTGACATTAAGGGAATATGACGAATTGGACGAAGATTATCAGGATAATCATATTGAGGACTGGGATTACgatgattttgaggatGACTATGAAGACGTTGATGCTCATGCCGATGCCAGTGGGAACGGGAATGGCGATTATCAGTATGAGGGGATACAAGCACCTGAACCGAATTTCAATTGGGAACGGGATTTTATGAAGTACAAAAACACCAGGGGACGTCATGCCAATGAATTTGACTCTGATAACGAATTTGATTCCGAgaatgacgatgaagatggagAAGGAGAGGAGGATGAGGGCGATGTTGTTGGAGAACTGCCTAACTTGGATGCAAGAGGTCTCAAGTCTTCCAAATCgtcaaagaagaagtcaaagagaaagaaaggTGCAACTACAGATACATCTTCATATTCAATGTCGTCATCTGCCCTGTGTCGTACTGAACAAATGACAATCATAGATGATCAGTTCGATGTTTTGAGGGAAAAATACGATGCCATGgatgaggaggaggaagagtACCGTCCGTTTAACGTGGAGGAGGAAAGAGACGACTTTATGGATCtagttgatgatttcttgGAAAACTACCAATTGGAGAAGAGAGGCAGACGTGTCGTGAAGAAAAACCCGGAAATGGAGAAGTACAGAGAGGCAGCATTGGCTGTTACTAAGGACAACAGTAGGATCAAGGCTAAGAGAGAAAAGTCACTTGCTGAAGGTATcgaaaaaatgaaaatataa
- a CDS encoding uncharacterized protein (PKUD0B07390; similar to Saccharomyces cerevisiae YDR299W (BFR2); ancestral locus Anc_5.316), which produces MPGMVKKSATKKEKTLNDKLLARLNKPKQGDFDIEDETIDTRNDNSDSEKEEDETVRDHYVDVGKSKLRGDTLEVDGKYVGAKVGRSELFNDELDKDDQDKQSEDEELDNADSENSDGNGDSDGDSVNVESEDDEGDQFGGDSELENKQQSDESDGEGNDETYKRNQIAKLLDSEKKQILSRLSTSAKSDALKGYTILRQGTEYDRILDARIKLQKGLLLSNKLPIDAPTFKKFQTKKSNHILEETEEKLYGLIERLIRVRTNQLEKDGLVKEPISVNLSNKRKLDEYLDANENIDNAVTPITKSVITKWSNRVQSASGLGALNQGKFKVINQNVWSQISNQLDDTQRLIKKTKINRRNVKPMGYVEEVNEKSDSDVDSDVDAETAGLSNIDKSLQTNEYIFDDDDFYRLLLNDMINKKLDQKQSTTSAVLMLSKNKMQKNYDRMATKGRKLKYTTQDPLVQYEIPRRKYYSWNDEQIDELFAGLFGMKFDMDDNDDSDMEDEQQEEDVGALRKSGVKLFG; this is translated from the coding sequence ATGCCCGGTATGGTGAAAAAAAGTGCTACtaagaaagagaaaactcTCAATGATAAGCTGCTTGCTCGTCTGAATAAACCGAAGCAAGGAGATTTCGATATTGAGGATGAAACAATCGATACAAGAAATGACAACTCTGACTCtgagaaggaggaggatgaGACAGTCAGAGATCACTATGTCGATGTCGGAAAGAGTAAACTAAGGGGAGATACGTTAGAAGTAGATGGGAAGTATGTCGGTGCCAAGGTTGGTAGGAGTGAGCTGTTCAACGATGAACTTGATAAGGATGACCAAGACAAGCAAtcagaagatgaagaactAGACAATGCTGACTCGGAGAACAGTGATGGTAATGGTGATAGTGATGGTGATAGTGTAAATGTGGAGTCAGAGGATGATGAGGGCGATCAGTTTGGTGGTGATTCTGAGTTAGAAAACAAGCAACAGAGCGATGAATCAGATGGTGAAGGAAATGACGAAACGTATAAGAGAAACCAAATTGCCaaattgttggattctgaaaaaaaacaaattttaTCAAGGCTATCAACCTCTGCCAAGTCGGATGCTTTGAAAGGTTACACCATTCTCAGACAGGGGACAGAATACGATCGTATTTTAGATGCAAGAATCAAATTACAAAAGGGACTTCTATTGTCAAACAAACTACCTATTGATGCTCCAACTTTCAAAAAGTTCCAGACAAAGAAGTCTAACCATATTCTCGAGGAGACAGAGGAAAAACTCTATGGCCTTATTGAGAGACTAATACGAGTAAGGACAAACCAGCTGGAGAAGGATGGGCTGGTCAAGGAACCAATCAGCGTCAACTTGTctaacaaaagaaaactggATGAATACCTTGAtgcaaatgaaaacattgatAATGCAGTCACCCCGATAACCAAATCTGTCATTACCAAATGGTCAAATCGTGTTCAATCTGCATCAGGTTTAGGTGCCTTGAATCAGGGTAAATTCAAAGTTATTAATCAAAACGTATGGTCACAAATCAGCAATCAGTTGGATGATACACAGAGACTCATCAAGAAGACAAAAATTAACCGTCGTAATGTGAAGCCTATGGGATATGTGGAAGAAGTAAATGAAAAGAGTGACTCTGATGTCGATTCTGACGTTGATGCAGAAACTGCCGGCTTGAGTAACATTGACAAGTCCTTACAGACTAATGAATACATTtttgatgacgatgacTTCTATAGGTTGTTACTCAATGATATGATCAATAAAAAGCTGGATCAAAAGCAATCAACTACATCTGCTGTGTTAATGCTTTCAAAGAATAAAATGCAGAAGAATTACGATAGAATGGCTACTAAGGGACGTAAACTGAAATACACAACACAAGATCCCCTGGTCCAATATGAAATCCCTAGAAGGAAGTATTATTCTTGGAACGATGAACAAATAGACGAATTATTTGCAGGTTTATTTGGAATGAAGTTTGATAtggatgataatgatgatagTGATATGGAAGATGAGcagcaagaagaagatgttggTGCATTGAGAAAGTCAGGTGTCAAATTGTTTGGCTGA
- a CDS encoding uncharacterized protein (PKUD0B07400; similar to Saccharomyces cerevisiae YDR495C (VPS3); ancestral locus Anc_3.86), translating into MGAGTLDKVSEEQESIEGEYEGNKGEGSNDNTEESQKMDGEIVGNDTDAIRYSSTIPYQLVNLRIEEINLEGATITALEAWELNLYIGTSKGEIIHYYRIDEELGYIQISRQTFSSSSSLPIQKMILLPTISIILVQSSSRVSGYLLPELSPANIGKIKDVVDMSYDFSKLTLDKTGENKIVQNTASKNGPFVNVSLFTTNSVKVIRIDKNAMRLQKEVPFEGLQRGIQFGPSVVVAGEKYEVLNLENFYRSMLFPVSCDNDLVPRIAYVEGNELLLISGGNMSDPAMGMFVNRKGDAVRGTLILEKYPTSVSVEFPYVMVTLDKKLVVYSITDQSKLQEIVFPENLCLINTSRIFEVKDSALAEKIVKIPVVSTMDNDEIEQIALEADISAKKAVCKSSSLLVHPDGKFIKIMKPVSEIERWLNTFDSSTTSTCMNIYDRLFEELKDSDFLATLLFLFTLYYDLYDQALEVWTIYPTDPRLMIYVYNNLCSDGIYRTVWLYQSLVEKMEFIGRKEKSKGFESFYRHFLESSLTSKYGQNEEHIIKSVEIALTKVAITTGEALGPIIEKIKHSNNEIVELLLLNKKYYALAKLYANTMDHRQMLYYFKGLIIGDFEDPEYESNFKEVEKSLQFLINYIFTHCSDDRNIIENYATWMLVDYPSYGLKLVTDRRMGGIDVNDIKFLTLLKDSRLKLQYLEYVCLIKDEKQFLGDLTLIYLELLISSYENDQKIKDAITTANEKYLAMDVPKISIYKYWRVVEKMDLDQKFIHYHTQLYHQIYSTTLNVKSILDRKPVVETCKIKLIESKYRDTFPLLSIIIFSKYEDYKSVVNEFIILKDYISAEEFSISLSLDAFHSVESPEVNQLGSLSKALQKDVSDGLLKSIFEVYLKNNETMLIDRFLNKYDLLNDTASDQEKTTDRIDKFVGVLNKVPDNFPLSRMKRFVINNIIEFSDYNTQINVKRSLVKVEVNRLDRLKNSLKKDN; encoded by the coding sequence ATGGGTGCAGGCACCTTAGACAAAGTAAGTGAAGAGCAAGAATCAATCGAGGGGGAGTATGAAGGGAATAAGGGAGAGGGTTCGAATGACAACACGGAAGAGTCACAAAAAATGGATGGCGAAATAGTAGGAAATGACACGGACGCTATCAGATACAGCTCTACAATACCATATCAATTGGTAAATCTCCGAATAGAGGAAATCAATTTAGAGGGTGCAACGATTACAGCCTTAGAAGCGTGGGAACTGAACCTTTACATAGGTACATCCAAGGGTGAAATTATTCATTACTATcgaattgatgaagaactaggttatattcaaatttcAAGACAGACATTCTCTTCCTCTAGTTCACTACCAATCCAGAAGATGATTTTGCTTCCTACAATATCAATTATTTTAGTTCAATCGAGTTCAAGGGTAAGTGGTTATCTACTACCAGAACTCTCACCTGCAAATATTGGGAAAATTAAGGATGTGGTTGATATGTCGTATGATTTTAGTAAGCTCACATTAGACAAGACaggagaaaataaaatagtTCAGAACACTGCCTCTAAGAATGGGCCATTTGTTAATGTATCATTATTTACGACAAATAGTGTGAAAGTAATAcgaattgataaaaatgcTATGCGATTGCAAAAAGAAGTTCCATTTGAAGGCCTCCAAAGAGGGATTCAATTTGGACCATCAGTGGTGGTGGCTGGTGAGAAATATGAAgtgttgaatttggaaaatttctATAGGTCTATGCTGTTCCCTGTGTCTTGTGATAACGATTTAGTTCCGAGAATAGCTTATGTGGAGGGAAATGAGTTATTACTTATTAGTGGTGGTAACATGAGTGATCCTGCTATGGGTATGTTTGTCAACCGGAAAGGAGATGCGGTAAGGGGCACTTTGATCCTTGAAAAGTATCCTACTTCAGTGAGTGTAGAATTTCCTTATGTGATGGTAACCCTTGATAAAAAATTGGTTGTTTATTCTATCACGGATCAATCAAAATTACAAGAGATTGTATTTCCTGAAAACCTTTGCTTAATTAACACATCTCGTATCTTTGAAGTGAAGGACAGTGCGTTGGCTGAGAAGATTGTGAAAATTCCTGTTGTTTCAACGATggataatgatgaaattgaacaaattgcGCTAGAAGCTGACATATCTGCCAAGAAAGCAGTATGTAAATCCTCTTCATTGTTAGTGCATCCAGATGGAAAGTTCATAAAAATCATGAAGCCTGTATCAGAAATTGAGCGATGGCTAAACACCTTTGATTCAAGTACTACAAGCACATGCATGAATATATATGACAGACTTTTTGaggaattgaaagattctGATTTCCTAGCCACTTTGCTCTTCCTGTTCACCCTTTACTATGACTTGTATGACCAAGCTTTAGAAGTATGGACAATATATCCCACTGATCCTAGGCTGATGATCTATGTTTATAATAACTTGTGCTCAGATGGTATATACAGAACAGTATGGCTATACCAATCGcttgttgagaaaatggaatttATTGGTAGAAAGGAGAAAAGCAAGGGATTTGAGAGTTTTTATAGACATTTCTTGGAAAGTTCCTTAACATCGAAATATGGACAAAACGAAGAGCATATTATCAAAAGTGTTGAAATTGCACTAACTAAAGTAGCTATAACAACTGGCGAAGCTCTTGGACCTAttattgagaaaatcaagcACTCCaacaatgaaattgttgaattacTACTTCTCAATAAAAAGTATTATGCTTTGGCAAAATTATACGCAAATACAATGGATCATAGACAGATGCTATATTATTTCAAAGGGCTGATAATTGGAGATTTTGAGGATCCAGAATATGAGTCCAATTTCAAGGAAGTCGAGAAGTCACTTCAATTTCTAATTAATTATATCTTTACACACTGTTCAGATGATAGGAAcataattgaaaattatgCAACATGGATGTTAGTTGATTATCCCAGTTATGGACTGAAGTTAGTTACTGATAGGAGAATGGGGGGAATAGACGTAAACGATATTAAATTCTTAACCTTGTTAAAAGACTCAAGATTGAAATTACAATATCTCGAATATGTTTGTCTTATCAAGGACGAAAAACAGTTTCTTGGTGATTTGACTTTAATCTACCTTGAGCTACTTATTTCCTCCTACGAAAATgaccaaaaaataaaagatgCCATTACCACagcaaatgaaaaatatctAGCCATGGATGTTCCAAAGATTTCCATATATAAGTATTGGAGAGTAGTAGAAAAAATGGATTTAGATCAAAAGTTTATTCATTATCATACCCAGTTGtatcatcaaatttataGTACCACATTGAACGTAAAGTCAATCCTTGATAGAAAACCAGTTGTGGAAACGTGTAAAATAAAACTCATAGAGTCAAAATATCGTGACACTTTCCCACTGCTGagtattattattttttcaaaatatgaaGATTATAAAAGTGTTGTCAATGAATTTATCATATTGAAGGATTATATTTCAGCTGAAGAGTTTTCTATTTCATTGAGCTTAGATGCATTTCACTCAGTCGAATCACCTGAGGTGAATCAATTAGGTTCCTTATCTAAGGCATTACAGAAAGATGTAAGTGATGGACTTCTCAAATCTATCTTTGAagtttatttgaaaaataatgaaactATGTTAATTGATagatttttgaataaatatGATTTGCTAAACGATACTGCCAGTGATCAAGAAAAGACCACTGATCGAATAGATAAATTTGTTGGTGTTCTCAATAAAGTGCCGGATAATTTCCCTCTATCCAGGATGAAAAGGTTTGTGATTAACAATATAATCGAATTTAGTGATTACAACACACAGATCAATGTGAAAAGATCATTAGTAAAAGTTGAAGTTAATCGTTTGGACAGATTAAAAAATAGTCTAAAAAAAGACAATTAG
- a CDS encoding uncharacterized protein (PKUD0B07410; similar to Saccharomyces cerevisiae YKL164C (PIR1) and YJL160C (YJL160C); ancestral locus Anc_1.187), producing the protein MVDPGRSVCSSPQVFLDITLDKIKQDTRISSYLTTNMRSTTLSIATLALVAQSLAAYVPSEPWSTLTPSATFSGKHTTDYTKTFAISIDPIATPSSSSSSSAANSKAKRDVVTQIGDGQIQATTSTSSTFTKKTEAPVITQIGDGQIQATTATPKTEAPVITQIGDGQIQATTATPKTEAPVITQIGDGQIQATTATPKTEAPVITQIGDGQIQATTATPKTEAPVVTQIGDGQIQASTLTTATVATQIGDGQIQATTTTGEGSKSTETSPATPSGDYQGFPESCKNPDALSMVLNKGILTDAKGRIGSIVANQQFQFDGPPPQAGAIYAAGWSVTADGNLAIGDKDIFFQCLSGNFYNLYDEHIGSQCEEVYLKVVDLVDC; encoded by the coding sequence ATGGTTGATCCAGGTAGATCAGTATGTTCTTCTCCACAAGTGTTTCTTGACATCACTCTTGACAAGATAAAACAAGACACAAGAATCAGTTCATATTTAACAACTAACATGAGATCAACTACTTTATCTATTGCTACTTTAGCATTAGTTGCACAATCCTTGGCAGCTTATGTTCCTTCTGAACCATGGTCCACATTGACTCCATCCGCAACCTTCTCTGGTAAGCACACTACTGACTACACAAAGACCTTTGCAATCTCCATTGATCCAATTGCTACTccatcttcctcttcctcttcctccGCCGCAAACTCAAAGGCGAAGAGAGATGTTGTCACTCAAATCGGTGACGGTCAGATTCAAGCAACTACTTCTACGTCTTCCACTTTTACCAAGAAAACCGAAGCACCAGTGATTACCCAAATTGGTGACGGCCAAATCCAAGCTACCACTGCTACTCCAAAGACTGAGGCACCAGTGATTACCCAAATTGGTGACGGCCAAATCCAAGCTACCACTGCTACTCCAAAGACTGAGGCACCAGTGATTACCCAAATTGGTGACGGCCAAATCCAAGCTACCACTGCTACTCCAAAGACTGAGGCACCAGTGATTACCCAAATTGGTGACGGCCAAATCCAAGCTACCACTGCTACTCCAAAGACCGAAGCGCCTGTTGTTACTCAAATTGGTGACGGTCAAATCCAAGCTTCGACTTTAACTACAGCAACCGTCGCAACtcaaattggtgatggtCAAATTCAAGCAACCACAACCACAGGTGAAGGCTCCAAATCAACAGAAACCTCCCCAGCAACCCCAAGTGGTGATTACCAAGGCTTCCCAGAATCTTGTAAGAACCCAGATGCGCTATCCATGGTTTTAAATAAAGGTATTTTAACTGATGCAAAAGGTAGAATTGGTTCTATTGTTgcaaatcaacaattccaatttgatGGTCCTCCACCACAAGCAGGTGCAATCTATGCAGCAGGTTGGTCTGTCACCGCCGATGGTAACTTAGCTATTGGTGATAAGGATATCTTCTTCCAATGTCTGTCTGGTAACTTCTACAACTTGTACGATGAACACATTGGTTCTCAATGTGAAGAAGTCTACTTAAAGGTTGTTGATTTAGTTGATTGTTAG